ACCCGGCCGATGATCACATGCAGCCGCACCAGCTCCCCCTCGGGGAAATGCGGATAAAACGCCGAAACTCGCCCGTCATAGGCCTGCGCTAGGTAGCGCGTAATGCGCGCCCGCGCTTCCCCGTCATAACGGTCGCGCGGCACATAGACGAGGATCGAGACGAAATTGTCGAACCGGTCGATACGCGGCAGCACCCGCACCCGCGGCCGGTCATAGAGCCCGGCAATCGCCCCGGCAAATTCGAACAATTGTTCGCTGCCGATCTGGAACAATTCGTCCCGCGGATAGGAATCCAGCGCGCTCAGCAGCGCCCGTCCATCATGCCCCAGCGGGTCCACGCCCGATTTGCGCATCACCTCGGCAATCTTGCGGCGGATAACAGGCACTTCGGTATGCGGCGTCGCCTGCGCCTGCGCCGTGAACAGGCCCACAATGCGCAATTCGCCCAGCGCCTTGCCGCCCTCGCCAAACAGCTTGATGCCCACATAATCCATATGCGCGCGCCGATGCACCCGCGCCCGCACATTGGCCTTGGTGACCAACAGCGGCTCGTCCGAGCCCATGAAGGCGCTGTGCTGCGGCGTCGTTTCCACGAAATTGGGCCCGCTGCGCAGCACCCGCATATCCGGGTCGCGCAATATGCCCAGCCCGCTGCCATCAACCGGCTCCAGCCCGTCGCCAGCAAGCCGGTATTCGCGCATGCCCAGGAAGGTGAAATTGTGCTCGATCAGCCAGTCGAGAAAGCGCAGCGGCTCGTCCTTGCCCGAAGCCGGGCTCCGCTCCAGCGCGCCAATGGCCTGCCGCAGCCGGTCCAGCATCGGCTGCCAGTCGCGCACCGCCTGCGTCACCTCGGCCATCGTGGCCTCGATTTCCGCGGTCAGCGCATCCACATCGGCCACCGGATCGCTGTGGATATGCAGCACGCTCAGCGCCTGCCCGCTGGCCTCGCTCACCGCGCCGCCTTCCATGCGCACCACCGGGTGGGTGAACATGCGCACCGTGCCGCCCGCCGTCCGCAAAGCCGCCAGCGCGCTGTCCACGATGAAGGGCATGTCCGGCGAAATGATATCGAGCACCAGCGGATCGCCAGATTTCTGCGGCAGCGTAGCCGTCAGCCGGCTGTTGTCGCCCGAATAGGCCAGCAATTGCGCATAGGAATGCCGCAACGCGGCCTCAAACTGCTCCGGCTTCTGGCGCCCCAGGTCTTCGCTGTCGGTGGCCAGGATGGCCGCCTTGAAGAACCGGGCAAAGCCCGCATCACCATCAGCCAATGCCGCAGCCCGGTCCAGCAGTGCCGGACGGTTCGATTGACCCATATCCATTCATCGACTCCCCAACTCGCCTGACCACTCTAGCAGCCTGCCTGCCCCTGTCTGCCATCCCTTCGCACAATAGTGACGCTCCGCGATGCCTCGGTGACATCGGCCATAAAATTAGCGCTTCGGTCATACTCTGGAATGAATTTGCGCAATAATGCGTATCGGACCCCTCACGATGGTCCTTTTCTCGATCCTGTTACGAATGCAGCAAAATGTTTTCTCCGCGCCGCGATTGGCGCGAGTGCTCGCCTTGCGATACACTACTCGTCTGGTAGTCTTTTACTCATTCGATCTCAGCGGAGACAGAGATGAAGAACGCACCGAAATTTATTGCCTATGCTGCCCTCGCCGCGTCCCTGACGTTTGGTTTCGCGGTGACGGCGCATGGTCAGGACCGCACGCTGATCAATGTCAGCTACGATCCCACCCGCGAGCTCTATCAGCAGTTCAACGAGGCCTTTGTCGCCCACTGGCAGGAAACCACCGGCGAAACGGTCGCCGTTCAGGTGACCCATGGCGGCTCCGGCGCCCAGGCCCGCACCGTCATCGATGGTCTGGAAGCCGATGTGGTCACCCTGGCGCTGGAATCCGACATCAACGCCATTTCCGACGAGGCGCCCAACCTGATCCCGGCCGATTGGCGCGGCACGCTCGAAAACAACAACGCCCCCTATACCTCGACCATCGTCTTCCTGGTCCGCAAGGGCAATCCCAAGGGTCTCGCCGATTGGGGCGATCTGATCCAGGACGGCGTCGAAGTCATCACGCCCAATCCCAAGACCTCGGGCGGCGCCCGCTGGAACCTGCTTGCCGCCTGGGCCTGGGCCAAGGCGCAGCCCGGCGGCTCCGACGAAACCGCCCAGGCCTTCGTCACCGAGCTCTATAAGCACGTCCCCGTGCTCGATACCGGCGCCCGCGGCTCCACCACCACTTTCGTCCAGCGCGGCATCGGCGATGTCCTGCTCGCCTGGGAAAACGAGGCCTATCTGGCGCTCAACGAACTCGGCCCCGACGCCTTCGACATCGTGACGCCCTCGATCTCGATCCTGGCCGAACCCCCGGTCGCCCTGGTGACAGGTAATGCCGAGAAAAAGGGCAATACCGACCTGGCCCAGGCCTATCTCGAATATCTCTATTCCCCCGAAGGCCAGGCCATCGCCGCCGCCAACTACTACCGCCCCTTCAAGCCCGAATTGGCCAACCCTGATGACATCGCCCGCTTCGGCGAGGTCAACCTCGTGACCATCGAGGATTTCGGTGGCTGGCGCGAAGCCCAACCCCACTTCTTCGGCGACGGCGGCATCTTCGACCAGATCTACACCGGCACCCCACAGTAAGCGCCAGACATCAACGCCGGCCCTCGAGGCCGGCGTTTTTGTTTGAACTGGGAGTGAGCAATCACGAGTGGAGCCACCCCTCGCCCCTTGCGGGAGAGGGTGTAATTTCTTCGTCCAGAAGAAA
This sequence is a window from Devosia ginsengisoli. Protein-coding genes within it:
- a CDS encoding sulfate ABC transporter substrate-binding protein, whose translation is MKNAPKFIAYAALAASLTFGFAVTAHGQDRTLINVSYDPTRELYQQFNEAFVAHWQETTGETVAVQVTHGGSGAQARTVIDGLEADVVTLALESDINAISDEAPNLIPADWRGTLENNNAPYTSTIVFLVRKGNPKGLADWGDLIQDGVEVITPNPKTSGGARWNLLAAWAWAKAQPGGSDETAQAFVTELYKHVPVLDTGARGSTTTFVQRGIGDVLLAWENEAYLALNELGPDAFDIVTPSISILAEPPVALVTGNAEKKGNTDLAQAYLEYLYSPEGQAIAAANYYRPFKPELANPDDIARFGEVNLVTIEDFGGWREAQPHFFGDGGIFDQIYTGTPQ